From one Idiomarina sp. X4 genomic stretch:
- the relA gene encoding GTP diphosphokinase, with translation MVHVRSTHVDDPKYKDSEQHWLNAVSDPEPLETTLEQLKQQFPKEEAALLKGQEMVEILAPLKLDAESLLAALYVPLLESGKLDLDKLTGKQSKTLIVLLRNVQQMQSISDLQHFQHGQPDGTQIDNVRRMLLSMVEDVRAVLIKLAERICYLREVKNADEETRVLAAKECSEIYAPLANRLGIGQLKWELEDIAFRYLHPNTYKTIAKRLHERRTDREQYIENFVADLQNALDEQQIQAEVYGRPKHIYSIWRKMQKKHLQFEQLFDIRAVRILTHNLKDCYAALGVVHSRWRHIASEFDDYIATPKPNGYQSIHTVVVGPEDKSVEIQIRSHDMHDDAELGVAAHWMYKEGSATGKRHGFEDKIAWLRKLLAWHEDMAGSEGLVDEIRSQVFEDRVYVFTPKGEVMDLPMGSTPLDFAYYIHSQVGHKCIGAKIDGRIVPFTYQLQNGDRVEILTQKNAQPRRDWLNPQLGYLHSSRARAKVHTYFKKEDRDKNLHAGKELLENELQKYGIPLNKATDVLERFNVSNLDDLLAAIGAGDVRLHQVVNQLKPDTTEAEKVEQIKKRTKVAKRKVGSTSEVVIEGIGNLMMQFAKCCEPLPGEPIRGFITQGRGVSVHRRDCEQLAHLLNQHPERGIEVSWPRQTHQDYRAELRISALDRSGLLHDITSVLANEKAAVMQMDSDADSQSQTATVVLALAVKDNESLQRISQRLRQINGVEQVQRV, from the coding sequence ATGGTCCATGTACGCAGTACCCACGTGGATGATCCCAAATACAAAGACAGTGAGCAGCATTGGCTGAACGCTGTGAGTGATCCTGAGCCACTGGAAACGACCTTAGAGCAACTAAAACAACAGTTTCCAAAAGAAGAAGCCGCGCTGCTAAAGGGCCAGGAAATGGTGGAAATTCTGGCGCCGCTTAAGTTGGACGCGGAATCACTGCTGGCGGCTTTGTACGTACCACTGCTGGAATCCGGTAAACTTGACCTCGATAAGCTCACCGGCAAACAGTCGAAAACGCTCATTGTGCTGTTGCGCAACGTACAGCAAATGCAAAGCATTAGTGACTTACAACATTTTCAGCACGGCCAGCCTGACGGTACTCAAATAGACAATGTACGACGTATGCTGCTGTCTATGGTAGAAGACGTACGAGCAGTGCTCATAAAGTTGGCTGAACGTATTTGCTACCTGCGCGAAGTGAAAAACGCCGACGAAGAGACACGGGTCTTAGCTGCCAAGGAGTGTTCGGAAATATATGCGCCTCTAGCCAATCGTTTAGGTATAGGTCAGCTTAAATGGGAGCTGGAAGACATCGCCTTTCGGTATTTGCACCCGAATACCTATAAAACCATTGCCAAACGCTTACATGAGCGTCGTACCGATCGCGAGCAATACATAGAGAACTTTGTTGCTGACCTGCAAAACGCGCTGGATGAACAACAAATACAAGCCGAAGTTTATGGCCGGCCCAAACATATTTATTCGATTTGGCGCAAAATGCAGAAAAAACATCTGCAATTTGAACAGCTATTCGACATACGTGCGGTCCGCATACTCACGCACAATTTAAAAGACTGCTATGCCGCGTTGGGCGTTGTGCATTCGCGCTGGCGGCATATTGCGTCTGAGTTTGACGACTATATAGCCACGCCCAAACCGAATGGCTATCAGTCCATTCATACGGTAGTAGTCGGGCCAGAAGACAAAAGTGTCGAAATTCAAATTCGCTCGCATGACATGCATGACGATGCGGAACTGGGTGTTGCCGCACACTGGATGTATAAAGAAGGCTCGGCAACCGGCAAGCGCCATGGTTTTGAGGATAAAATTGCCTGGCTGCGTAAGCTGCTGGCATGGCATGAAGACATGGCCGGCAGTGAAGGGCTGGTTGATGAAATTCGCTCGCAGGTTTTTGAAGACAGGGTGTATGTATTCACGCCAAAAGGTGAGGTTATGGACTTACCTATGGGCTCAACGCCGCTCGACTTTGCGTATTACATTCATAGTCAGGTTGGACATAAGTGCATTGGCGCCAAAATTGACGGGCGCATTGTGCCTTTTACTTACCAACTGCAAAACGGCGACCGTGTTGAAATTCTGACTCAGAAAAACGCACAACCGCGACGCGACTGGCTGAACCCACAACTAGGGTATTTACATTCCTCTCGGGCAAGAGCCAAGGTTCATACCTACTTTAAAAAAGAAGACCGAGATAAAAACCTGCATGCCGGCAAAGAGCTGCTCGAGAACGAGCTGCAGAAGTACGGTATTCCGCTTAACAAGGCTACAGACGTTTTAGAGCGCTTTAATGTCAGCAACTTAGACGACTTATTAGCAGCTATTGGCGCCGGCGATGTGCGCTTGCATCAGGTTGTTAATCAGCTCAAGCCGGATACAACCGAAGCTGAAAAAGTTGAGCAAATTAAGAAGCGCACCAAGGTTGCTAAGCGTAAGGTCGGCAGCACGTCAGAAGTAGTGATTGAAGGTATTGGTAACCTCATGATGCAATTTGCGAAGTGTTGCGAGCCATTACCGGGCGAGCCGATACGAGGCTTTATTACGCAAGGACGTGGCGTTTCGGTACACAGACGAGACTGTGAGCAGTTAGCGCACTTGCTGAACCAACATCCGGAACGTGGCATTGAAGTCAGTTGGCCTCGTCAGACGCATCAGGATTATCGAGCGGAGCTACGCATTTCAGCGCTAGACCGCAGCGGATTGCTGCACGACATTACCAGCGTGTTGGCGAATGAGAAAGCCGCTGTCATGCAAATGGACAGCGATGCTGACAGCCAGTCTCAAACCGCCACAGTAGTATTGGCTTTGGCCGTCAAAGATAACGAGAGCCTGCAGCGTATTAGTCAGCGCTTACGGCAAATTAATGGTGTTGAACAGGTACAACGGGTGTAA